TCTTTGATGGACAGGTGCAGGCCGGGCAGCCGGGCGAGCAGGGTGCCGAGGGCGATCTGGAGCTCGGTGCGGGCGAGGGTGGCGCCGGGGCAGAAGTGGATGCCGTGGCCGAAGGCGAGGTGGGGGTTGGAGCCGCGGTCGAGGTCGAGGGTGTCGGGCTCGGGGAAGCGGCGCGGGTCGCGGTTGGCGGCGCACAGGGAGACGATCACCGAGTCGCCGGCGGGGACGCGCGTGCCGTGCAGCTCGCTGTCCCGGTCGAAGAATCGCCAGGTGGTCAGCTCGAAGGCGCTGTCGTAGCGCAGGAGCTCCTCGACGGCGCGGGGCAGCAGGTCCGGGTCGCCGCGGAGGCGGGCGAGCTGGCCGGGGTGATGGAACAGGGCGATCAGCGCGGTGGTGAGCTGGTTGGTGACGGGTTCCTGGCCAGCGACGAGGAGCTGGAAGATCATCGAGCCCAGTTCGTCCTGGGACAGTTCACCGCGGTCGCGGGCCACGACGAGGCGGCTGAGCAGATCGTCCTCCCCGTGCTCGCGCTTGTGGGCGATGACGTCGGCGATGTAGCCCTGCAGGCCGTGCAGGCGTGCCTCGTACCGCGGCCGGCCGGGGTCGGTGGGGCCCACCGGCTGGACGACCTTTCCCCAGTCGCGGTCGAAGCGGCCCGCCAACTCGGGGGGGAGACCGATGACCTCGGCGAGCACCTGGAAGGGGAAACGGGCGGCGAAGCCGGTGACCAGATCCGCGGGGCCGTGCTCGGGGAGCCCGTCGACGAGCGCGTCGGCCAGTTCCTGGAAACGGGGGCGGAGCTGGTCGATGCGCCGGGACGTGAAGGCGTCCGTCACGAACCGGCGCATGCGGGTGTGGTGGGGCGGGTCCTGGTGGAGCAGGTGCACCTGGAGCTGGGAGTGCTGCGGCTCCGGCATGATCGAGGCGCGGGCCCGCCAGTGGTCGTTGCCCCGGCCGTGGTTCTTGCCGAGGCGCTCGTCATTCAGCGCGGAGCGCGCGGCCTCGTAGCCTGTGACGAGCCAGGCCTGGACGCCGCTGGGGAAGAGCACGCGGTGGACAGGGCTGGCCTCACGCATCCGCTCGTACAAGGGGTAGGGATTGGCCTTGTACGGACAGCCCATGAGCGGGACCGGGTCGGGCAGGGTGTCGTCGGGGATTCCGCTCATCGGCACATCTCCTTTGCTCTCTAAGCATTCGGGCCCAACGCGGCCCAACTGGGTGGAGAAAGGAAATGGGGTTGT
The sequence above is drawn from the Archangium gephyra genome and encodes:
- a CDS encoding cytochrome P450 family protein is translated as MSGIPDDTLPDPVPLMGCPYKANPYPLYERMREASPVHRVLFPSGVQAWLVTGYEAARSALNDERLGKNHGRGNDHWRARASIMPEPQHSQLQVHLLHQDPPHHTRMRRFVTDAFTSRRIDQLRPRFQELADALVDGLPEHGPADLVTGFAARFPFQVLAEVIGLPPELAGRFDRDWGKVVQPVGPTDPGRPRYEARLHGLQGYIADVIAHKREHGEDDLLSRLVVARDRGELSQDELGSMIFQLLVAGQEPVTNQLTTALIALFHHPGQLARLRGDPDLLPRAVEELLRYDSAFELTTWRFFDRDSELHGTRVPAGDSVIVSLCAANRDPRRFPEPDTLDLDRGSNPHLAFGHGIHFCPGATLARTELQIALGTLLARLPGLHLSIKEEDLEWIPAVLGRGTHHLPVGYDQRL